CTTTGCTGTGTCCAAAATGTCTAAAAATCTTACCATCCTCAAATGTTACTGCTATTCTCATTGTATTTTCACCTTTCTTATCAAAATTCTCATATGCAAGAGCAATTTCCCTGTGCGCATCCTCGTTTAAATAACGAGCATCCTTACTACAGCAGGAATCGTCTGAAACTATATAAACAGTCTTTCCATAGACTATGGAATCTGCAATCTTCTTACGCACAGATTCATAGATAGCTGTTACCGTAGTCCTAGAAACATCCATTTGTTTCGCAGCTTCCTCCTGATTTAGTCCGCAGCTATCGATTAATCGCATAGCTTCGTATTCATCTAGAGTGATATCCACACTATCATCATTTCTAACATCCTCTGGTGCAAAGCACCTATATTCTGGAATGACGCCTATCTTTCTACTTCTTCTTGGTCTTGCCATGATTTTCTCCCAAAAATAATTATTGACATATGTCTATAATATACTATTTTCGACATATGTCAATATTGAAATTCGCTATTTATTTATAAAGTTTATCTATATTTGTTTCAAAGACATCGTTAATTTCGTCTATTGCCTCTGAAATTTCAAGCTTTATGCTCCATGTATTCGAAGCATCATCCTTCTCTAAATTCGTATATGCAAACAGGAGCTTTCTAATAGCTTTGATATATGAATTCATCAAAATATATAACTCGTTTGCACTAGATGGAACTTCGTCAAGATAATTGAAAATCTTTTCTATTATCCTATTAAAGCACTCCGTTTTAATATCGAATTCATCACCAGCAAGATTTTTACATATATCTACATCCTTTAGAAATGCCTCTCCATCCTCTCTTATAGCTACTGCCATCTGAGCCTGTAGCTTCTCATCTTTGACATCAACTGATACATTAGGGCTATTCCTATACCTTTTGATATATGAGTATCTGCTGTACATTTCATCCGTCAAAATCAGAGTTTTAAACCCATCATCAAACCTTGCATAAGGAAGCATTCCATCATCTATCATATTGTGCAGATTCAGCAAGGTCTCCTCGTATCTTTCGCCTGCATACTCAGCTAGTTCATTGACTCCGTAATACTCCTCTGGGCCTATTATTTTGGCATACTTATCAAAGGTTTCTATAAGCTTTAGTTTCCTCATTCCGACTGCGAAGAAATAGAGGCAAGCTGCTGCTACAACTATTAGAAGCATCGAAAGTACAACCAGCATCATTACGCCTAGAAGAAAACCCGTAAGACCTATCGCGATACAAGAAATTGATGAAAGTACTGCAATCACAAGAAAAACCGCTATTGCTATGGTCACAAGTCCTGAACTTGGTTTCTTCATACAGAAATATGTTGTTTTCGACCTATCAAGATTACTATAGCTTCTACTATAGTTTGTGTATGTTGTTTCCTTACCAAGGGATAAATCGATTTGTTCCTTTATATCCTTGCTCAGCGTCCTATAGTTTTCACTCTGTACCGCTGAGTTGACTGTGTCTAATATTCCGTCACCAAGGTTAATAAGGCGCTTTATCTGTTCCATTTCGCTCTCCGATTAGCCACTAATATTTTGTCCATTATACTTTTTATATAAGTTTAAGTCAACGACGGTCGTGATTTCCCTTTACTCATGTTAAATTATTAGTTTCTAATATAACCAAAAAAGACCAATCTGCAAAGCAAATTGGTCCGTATTAACCTTATTCTATAGTTCTTCCTTTGGATACTTCTCAGAAACCCACTCCTGAGTGTATTTGATGAACTCCTTGGTAGACGCCGTAAGGTGATTTTGGTTCTTAACTGCAATTCCTAGAGTTCTCTGTTCTCCAGAAACAAGAGGTCTAATCGCAATGTTTCTTGATGTCTTCTCAACTATCATCTGCGGAAGCAGTGTAACGCCAAGTCCCTTCTCAACCATTGCTACAACAGCATAGTCGTTCATCTCAGCAAATCTTACATTTGGCTTAACCTTATGCTTGTTGAACACCTCAGCAATCTCGCTAACATCGCTGAAGGAACTGTCATTAAGCTTGATATAATCATACTTAACTAGATCATCAATAGCAATTTTCTCCTCTGAAGCAAGCGGATGGTCTGCTGGAACTACAGCAACCATAGGATCCTTGTGTAGCGGATATGTAACAAATGGAGTTTCCTCTGAAAGGCTCATAAATGCACAGTCAACCCTGCCACTGCGAACCCAGTCCTCGCTCTCTACATCTGAGCCATGAAGAAGCTCAAAGCGAACTAGCGGATAATCCTTCTCAAACTTAGCAATTATGCTAGGAAGCCACTGAACAGATACGCTTGTAAAAGTTGAAATTCTAATTAGCCCTGACTCAAGTCTATGTATGTCATTAAGCTTGCGATAAAGATTGTCGTATGACTGGCATATCTCCTCAAAATAAGGCATTAACTCCTCTCCATCAGCAGTTGCATATGCACCGCTCTTCTCTCTTACAAGAAGCTTAAGGTTGCAGTCTGACTCAAGTGAATTAAGCAGATGTGTTATTCCTGACTGAGTATATCCCAAATCCTCAGCTGCACGAGTAAGATTTCCGAGTTCAATTGTCTTCAAGAAAGCCTGATATTGCGAAATACTCATTAAAACCTCCAAATATACGCTAAATTCTAAATTAAATTAGTTAAGCTAATTATTTTGATAATAAAACAGTGCTTTACTAATTGTATATCCCAAATTATAATTCTTTTGCTTTAACAAATCAATAGATAAAATTCAAAGCTGTCTAGCTATTGAATTTCCCGAAAAATCAGTGCTTGCATACTCATATGAGTTTTTAGTTCATCTAGTCTACCAAAGCTCAGACCCTAGGTGATTTTTTATTTTTTGAAGAAGAAGACTTTGTGCATAGATATCAGCTGTTCCACCGGGACTTAAATTCATCTCGATAAAAACATCATCAAGCTCCTCTAAGGCCTTTACAAGCTTATCATCATCTAGTTTTCTAATCCTTCTAGCCTCGGCCTTAGCAAGCTCTAGCCCTTTCATACCACCTCTATGTATCAAATTACTATCATCAGCTTTTTCTAAAACAAATAAAAAGCATCTCAGTTTGGCAGTCAAAGTGAGCTTACCGTATTCATCAACTAAATCATTAAGATAACAAGCCCCAGCAAAGGCTGTAGGAAACCCCTTCATGGCCTCATCCTCTGCGCCACATCTGCCGAAAGCCTCTCTAGCTAACTCTCCATTTGATTTTCCCATCGATATTTTTACGGTTTCTACATGCCCATTACATTCTGATTCGCTAGTGCATTTCTTCAGCTCAAAAAGGCCTTTCGCGATTTTTCGCGATTTATCTCTTAGATTTCCTCCATGCTTTAGACAGTTTCCTAGGGCAGAAAGCAAGATACCCATTCCATATATTGCACCCCTATGAGTATTAACGCCAGAAGTGAGGCACATCATCTTTTCTTCTGCTTCTATTCCTAGATTTCTAAGCTTTATGAATTCGCAAGTATTTGACAAATTCATATCAAAACCTAGACGAAGCACCTCTTCAAAATAGCCTTCTAAGGATATCGCACTTCTAGACATCATATCAAAGTCCATATCGCTGTGAGCTCCGCAGTTTCTTTGATCTACAAGACCAGGCTTTGGGGTTAGCTCAAGTTCTTCCTTTAGTGCACTTACAGCTAGCTTTGATATCTTAGCTGATGCAAAATCTAAAAGTAAATTCTGTGTCTTAAACACCACCTCGTCAAGGCCGTGAGCCCTTGCTCTACTGCATTCAAATACAGATCCTCCACATACAAGGCATTTTCGTCCTTTTGCACCAGGCCTTCTAATAAGCATTCCTATAGCATCTGTAACATCTAGGTCGAGAAGTCTTCCGACCGGAAGCTCCTCCTCTATTGCAAGGCACTTTGACTTAACATATTCTGCTTCTAAATCAAATACAAGTAAAGCAAAACACCCTGTGAAGTCACGCTTCACAAGGCTTTTTTTCGGTTCGCCCAGCTCCATAATGAGTCTAGAATATCCATATTCAAAGGCTAAATCTACTAAAGGACTTCTCTTGATTTCCCCAGCGATATTCATTGAAACAGATACGACCGGCATTTTATATCTATCTATGAACTCTAACTTAAGAAGCGCATTTTCATCTCTTGACTTGAGAAGTTCTGCAAGCTCTACCTTCCTTATTTCGTACATAGTTTTGAAAAACCTATTTTATCATACCTGCCATATGCTCGTTTACGCTGTCTAAGGACTTTAGCTTTTCTAGAGAATTTTCACCAACGCAGCCAACCATTAAGTAGCGCTTGTTAATAACGTCATAGATGAAGTGGTGAAGAAGGTGAAACTCCTTAATCATCTTGGTGTTTGAAACATGAGTACGCGGTCCCGTACAAGGATGGATAAGGTCTCCAATTTTGATGTGGTTATCATCGTAGTATGAGACTGGTATTTCCCTTTTTATAACATCATTGACCTTATTTTCTAGCTCTACAAGATCAAAGTTAGGCTGATAATCCGGGAATGCCACTATGAAACCGTGCCTGATGTCATCGTGTGTACATCTTGAAATTTCATCCTTAGGCATGAAGTACTCACAGATATCCTCTGCAGTATGTGCCATGAGTCTATATGGCAGAGATGTGTAGACCATCTTGTAGATTTCATCAGGAAATGGGCCAAAAATTCTAGGTCTTGTCAAAACAATTTCCTCACCCACGCCAATTAAAAGATCAGCGTTCATATTGAGCATAGGATATACGATATCAAAGTGCTCAACGATTACACGCTTTCCCCTTTTGATAGCCTGAAGAATCGCTCCTGCCAAAACTGAAAGCTGGTGAAAACCCATCTCAAAGCGAATATCAAGATGATAAGTATGTGGCGTGAAGAAGCCCTGCTCATAGTCCTGCTGGAGAATTGGCAGCGGTCTAACATTCACTCCGTCATCGTCATTTGTCAGCTCAAGGCCTGGGAACATTCCCTTTATGAGCGCACTCTTTCCTGATCCAGCCTCGCCAATAACACCAATGAGCTTATCAAATGGTGAAAGGTACTGCTGCGCTAGCTGAATTCCAAGTCCATAAATTCTCGACCTTCCTCTAGGTGCATAGTATGTAGTAAACAGGTGACTCCTTAATTTATCGCTATGTTCCATATTATCTCCTTTTCTCTATAATCTCTTGCGATTTTACAAATCGCATCCATCTATCAAAATTATCTCTTGCTCTTTTTCATTAGAAAATCAAAGCTTGCTTCTGGCAAAAGTAACCTAAGCTTTTGGCTTACGTCCTTGGCATCTGCCTTAGCATCTTTTAGTTCATCAAATAGCATTCTTACCCTGCTTGCGCTAATCGGCTCGCCTAGTGCCTCTGCTCTTTCGACTTCTATAGCTTCTATACCCTTTTTCGGCAAGTAAATCTTCATCGCCTCATTATATTTTCTTGTCGTTTCAGACAGTGGCTCGCTTCCAAAGAAGCGCTTTGATATACCAAGCTCTTTAGCAAATATTTTGCTGAAGATTTCAAGATCCAGCTCGCATTTGATGCGCGAAACCTCCGTCTTATCTTTGATGAAGTACTGCGGAAAGCTTGCCTTTGACACAAGGTATGGCCCCGTTTGTGCAACAAATACATTATCTAAGTCTGCACATCCCTTTTTTACAAGTTCAAACCTCTCTTCAAAGCTAAACACGCTAGCCTCCTCTGATACGACAAATACATATAGGACATCGCACTGCTTCGCTGCTTCTTCTATGAGGTATCTGTGGCCTAGTGTAAAAGGATTGCAGTTCATGACTGCAGCTCCTCTTATTTCGGCAGCTGAGAATTTATCAAATGATTTCCCCTTTTCGGCATAGGCCTTTTCTATCTGCTTAATAGCAAAGTGCTTAGCCTCGCCCTTTTCTCTTTCTAAGAGCACTATGTCCTTAGTTTTTGCGAGTCTATGAAAGAATAGCGACTCAAACAAAGCAGTATTCTCAGGCTTGGTATACACTAACAGCTCCTTCAC
The nucleotide sequence above comes from Eubacterium sulci ATCC 35585. Encoded proteins:
- a CDS encoding DNA-binding protein — translated: MARPRRSRKIGVIPEYRCFAPEDVRNDDSVDITLDEYEAMRLIDSCGLNQEEAAKQMDVSRTTVTAIYESVRKKIADSIVYGKTVYIVSDDSCCSKDARYLNEDAHREIALAYENFDKKGENTMRIAVTFEDGKIFRHFGHSKAFKVYDVNEGKIQESKLVEVAEGGHGAIAGLLKESEVDAVICSGIGEGAQIALAEAGIELYAGVSGDCDEAVEKLLAKTLEYSKGANCSHHGGEHKCGHHKGEHSGEHKCGHHKGEHSGEHKCKHHK
- a CDS encoding lantibiotic ABC transporter, whose product is MEHSDKLRSHLFTTYYAPRGRSRIYGLGIQLAQQYLSPFDKLIGVIGEAGSGKSALIKGMFPGLELTNDDDGVNVRPLPILQQDYEQGFFTPHTYHLDIRFEMGFHQLSVLAGAILQAIKRGKRVIVEHFDIVYPMLNMNADLLIGVGEEIVLTRPRIFGPFPDEIYKMVYTSLPYRLMAHTAEDICEYFMPKDEISRCTHDDIRHGFIVAFPDYQPNFDLVELENKVNDVIKREIPVSYYDDNHIKIGDLIHPCTGPRTHVSNTKMIKEFHLLHHFIYDVINKRYLMVGCVGENSLEKLKSLDSVNEHMAGMIK